A region of Alosa alosa isolate M-15738 ecotype Scorff River chromosome 17, AALO_Geno_1.1, whole genome shotgun sequence DNA encodes the following proteins:
- the LOC125310637 gene encoding small integral membrane protein 11-like, with protein MNFKALDNVPLLMYILAAKTILLCLAFAAAKMYQQRRLEAAMKKENEEKRKLAYQTQDLLDNKKND; from the exons ATGAACTTTAAG GCTTTGGACAATGTGCCCCTCCTCATGTACATCCTGGCAGCTAAAACAATACTCCTGTGTCTGGCCTTCGCTGCGGCAAAGATGTACCAGCAGAGGAGACTCGAGGCGGCCATGAAGAAGGAAAACGAGGAAAAGCGCAAACTGGCATATCAGACACAAGATCTCCTTGATAACAAAAAGAATGACTGA